The Acidianus manzaensis genome has a window encoding:
- a CDS encoding type II toxin-antitoxin system CcdA family antitoxin, protein MSDVISVRVRKQLKEKAEKLGIDIRQVVEKALEEEIKKKEEEEIKKSAEIIAENMKEVKIEEWTHLVRETRNER, encoded by the coding sequence ATGTCTGACGTTATCTCTGTTAGAGTCAGAAAGCAACTAAAAGAGAAAGCCGAAAAATTAGGAATAGATATAAGGCAAGTAGTAGAAAAAGCCCTAGAAGAAGAAATCAAGAAAAAAGAAGAAGAAGAAATAAAAAAATCAGCAGAAATAATAGCAGAAAACATGAAAGAAGTTAAAATAGAAGAATGGACACATCTAGTGAGAGAAACCAGAAATGAAAGATAA
- a CDS encoding type II toxin-antitoxin system VapC family toxin, with protein MKDKYLFDTSALYPLIIELLRGKINLNFLSNAYILDLTIYEIGNVLWKESKIKNKIKDPVETMQNFLKIIEKFNLITEIDYTKVLKLAIERNLTFYDSAYVYIAEENNLTLVTYDKELLGKTKNAKTLDEIISKS; from the coding sequence ATGAAAGATAAATATCTCTTTGATACTTCAGCACTATATCCACTAATTATAGAACTATTAAGAGGAAAAATAAATCTCAACTTCCTTTCAAACGCTTATATTCTTGACTTGACAATTTACGAAATCGGTAACGTCTTATGGAAAGAAAGTAAAATCAAAAATAAAATAAAAGATCCAGTAGAAACAATGCAAAACTTTCTTAAAATAATAGAAAAATTCAATTTAATAACCGAAATCGATTACACCAAAGTATTAAAATTAGCAATTGAAAGAAACTTAACATTCTACGACAGCGCATACGTTTACATAGCAGAAGAAAACAACCTAACTCTAGTAACTTACGATAAAGAATTATTAGGAAAAACAAAAAACGCAAAAACACTAGACGAAATTATAAGTAAGTCTTAA
- a CDS encoding DUF5808 domain-containing protein, translating to MISIIIVPIAVVLLAFIMEFFLPDLQAPDILLGARVKTEFKKEKEGKTIVLKYRLTLILAAILSLLLTLINSLFIDIFTPLIFAFLSSMNVVYWRRVVIKERGEELPEPTKRYAIISTPQGKMIYMPLILAWIVLISTIIIGIVYYSSAPAEIPYHVLSSGKIEYVPKTIIKFFLIDLIALIPFSLITIFTLISAKTPNIINPAYPEQSYIAYSKFKESVVILSGVILFIIGTLMTSISFFIWGFLKITYIPELLVSMVSTIFLLTTIFYFKVGVEGGSYLRNIVVNNEVFNDDKYWKGGIIYYNPADPRIMVPRRNGFGYTINLGNRTGLLILISLIAIIPTVVVLIILLAR from the coding sequence ATGATATCCATTATAATTGTACCTATTGCTGTAGTCCTTCTAGCATTCATCATGGAATTCTTTTTACCTGACTTACAGGCTCCAGACATACTTTTAGGAGCAAGAGTAAAAACAGAATTTAAAAAAGAAAAAGAAGGAAAAACTATTGTACTAAAATATAGACTAACCTTAATCCTTGCAGCAATCCTAAGCTTACTATTAACACTCATTAATTCCCTGTTCATAGACATATTCACACCATTAATTTTCGCATTCCTATCATCAATGAATGTAGTATATTGGAGAAGAGTCGTTATAAAAGAAAGAGGAGAAGAATTACCAGAACCAACAAAAAGATACGCTATAATATCAACACCACAAGGAAAAATGATCTATATGCCACTCATTTTAGCTTGGATCGTCTTAATTTCTACAATAATTATAGGTATAGTATACTATAGCAGTGCTCCTGCAGAAATCCCTTATCATGTATTATCTTCTGGAAAAATCGAATACGTACCTAAGACAATCATTAAATTCTTCCTAATAGACCTTATAGCACTAATACCATTCTCACTAATTACAATCTTTACATTAATTTCTGCTAAGACACCAAATATAATAAATCCAGCATATCCAGAACAAAGTTACATAGCTTATTCAAAGTTTAAAGAAAGCGTAGTAATATTATCAGGAGTAATATTGTTTATTATTGGAACTTTAATGACATCCATTTCCTTCTTCATTTGGGGATTCCTAAAAATTACTTACATACCAGAACTCCTAGTATCAATGGTCTCAACAATCTTTCTACTAACCACCATTTTCTACTTTAAAGTAGGAGTAGAAGGAGGATCGTACTTACGCAATATTGTAGTAAATAATGAAGTTTTCAATGACGACAAATACTGGAAAGGAGGAATTATCTACTACAATCCAGCTGATCCAAGAATAATGGTTCCAAGAAGAAACGGATTTGGATACACTATAAACTTGGGAAACAGGACAGGATTATTAATACTTATCAGCTTAATAGCAATAATTCCAACAGTAGTAGTATTAATTATTCTATTAGCCAGATAA
- a CDS encoding ABC transporter ATP-binding protein — MIEAKNVWKSYGKLIANEDVSFRIDEGELVTFLGPNGGGKTTLMRQIYGELKPDKGEIRILGVKPSKALKYMGVVPQEARPLDSVTAEEHVTILGRLKGLPKNEAKKRAIELLEKFKINPKAVVDDLSGGNKRKTLIASVLITDPKIIILDEPTVGLDPESRREVWEYIKEVKKEEKKTIILTTHYLEEAEELSDRVYFLNKKILMEGKVNEIKEKFSEYYEVTNVESGEKYYVKIHEIKDFIAKANFKFEVKLPSLEEIYTKVFEK; from the coding sequence ATGATAGAAGCTAAAAACGTATGGAAAAGTTATGGAAAACTAATAGCAAACGAAGATGTTTCCTTCCGTATTGATGAAGGGGAATTAGTTACATTCTTAGGACCTAATGGAGGTGGAAAAACAACACTAATGAGACAAATATACGGAGAATTAAAACCAGACAAAGGAGAAATCAGAATACTAGGAGTAAAACCATCCAAAGCATTAAAATACATGGGAGTAGTGCCCCAAGAAGCTAGACCATTAGATTCGGTAACAGCAGAAGAACACGTAACAATTTTAGGCAGACTAAAAGGATTACCAAAAAACGAAGCTAAAAAAAGAGCGATAGAACTTCTAGAAAAATTCAAAATAAATCCAAAAGCTGTAGTAGACGACCTATCAGGAGGAAATAAAAGAAAAACACTAATAGCATCAGTTCTAATTACTGATCCTAAAATAATTATATTAGACGAACCTACAGTAGGTTTAGATCCAGAATCAAGAAGAGAAGTATGGGAATACATCAAAGAAGTAAAAAAAGAAGAAAAGAAAACAATTATCCTTACAACACACTATCTAGAAGAAGCAGAAGAACTTTCTGACAGAGTATATTTCTTAAACAAAAAAATATTAATGGAAGGAAAAGTAAACGAAATAAAAGAAAAATTTTCAGAATACTACGAAGTTACCAACGTAGAATCAGGAGAAAAATATTATGTAAAAATTCATGAGATAAAGGATTTTATAGCTAAAGCAAACTTCAAATTTGAAGTAAAACTCCCTTCGCTAGAAGAAATTTACACTAAGGTGTTTGAAAAATGA
- a CDS encoding GntR family transcriptional regulator has protein sequence MTNITIVVNLEDKTPIYEQIEDQIIELIAKGILKPGDPIPSIRELASMLGINMLTVNKAYNNLVNEGYLTIAKKRYIVKSSIQDEKWKEIIKKGIYRALASNVNLEEIMNFISKTTIEVKNS, from the coding sequence ATGACAAATATAACAATAGTTGTTAACCTAGAAGACAAAACTCCAATCTACGAACAAATAGAAGATCAAATAATCGAATTGATAGCAAAAGGAATACTAAAACCTGGCGATCCAATACCATCTATCAGAGAACTAGCATCAATGTTAGGCATTAACATGCTTACAGTAAATAAAGCGTATAATAACCTAGTTAACGAAGGTTATTTAACAATAGCTAAGAAGAGATATATTGTAAAATCAAGTATTCAAGATGAAAAATGGAAAGAAATTATAAAAAAAGGAATATACAGAGCGCTAGCAAGCAACGTAAACTTAGAAGAAATAATGAACTTCATATCGAAAACTACAATTGAAGTGAAGAACTCATGA
- the cpsA gene encoding carboxypeptidase CpsA — protein MDLEKLKRDANEIEPWIIDLRRKIHENPELSYKEFNTAKIVSDTLKKLGISVEEGVGLPTAVVGKLKGSKPGKTVALRADMDALPVEEQVDVPFKSKVKGVMHACGHDTHVAMLLGAAALLVKNKELVSGEIRFLFQPAEEDGGLGGAKPMIDAGVMKGVDYVFGLHISSSYPAGVFATRKGPLMATPDSFKIIVHGKGGHGSAPHETIDPIFISLQIANAIYGITARQIDPVEPFIISITSIHSGTKDNIIPDDAVMEGTIRSLNENVRKKAIDSMRRIVSSICSIYNASCEVNFMDDVYPTTVNNPEVTEEVIKILSSISKVEETKPILGAEDFSRFLQKAPGTYFFLGTRNEEKGCVYPNHSSRFCVDESVLKLGALAHAAIAIEFSNK, from the coding sequence ATTGATTTAGAAAAATTAAAAAGAGATGCAAATGAGATTGAACCTTGGATAATAGATTTAAGGAGGAAGATTCACGAAAATCCTGAGCTTTCTTATAAGGAATTCAATACTGCAAAAATAGTTTCTGATACTCTTAAAAAGCTGGGAATATCAGTGGAGGAGGGAGTTGGTTTACCTACAGCGGTTGTAGGAAAATTAAAGGGATCGAAGCCTGGTAAAACTGTAGCGTTAAGGGCAGATATGGATGCGTTACCTGTTGAAGAACAGGTTGATGTTCCATTCAAATCTAAGGTAAAAGGTGTAATGCATGCTTGTGGTCATGATACTCATGTTGCTATGCTTTTGGGTGCTGCAGCGCTTCTGGTGAAAAATAAGGAGTTGGTTTCTGGTGAGATTAGGTTTTTGTTTCAGCCTGCAGAGGAAGATGGAGGATTGGGTGGAGCTAAGCCAATGATTGATGCTGGAGTAATGAAGGGAGTTGATTATGTTTTTGGATTGCATATTTCATCATCGTATCCTGCTGGAGTTTTTGCTACTAGGAAAGGACCACTGATGGCTACGCCTGATTCTTTTAAGATTATAGTACATGGAAAAGGAGGGCATGGATCGGCACCGCATGAAACTATAGATCCCATCTTTATTTCTCTGCAGATTGCTAATGCAATATATGGAATAACTGCTAGACAAATAGATCCTGTAGAACCTTTTATAATTTCAATAACTTCTATTCATTCTGGAACAAAGGATAATATTATTCCTGACGATGCAGTAATGGAAGGTACCATTAGAAGTTTGAACGAAAATGTGAGGAAGAAGGCAATTGATTCAATGAGAAGGATAGTATCGTCTATCTGTAGTATATACAATGCAAGTTGTGAAGTGAATTTTATGGATGATGTTTATCCTACCACGGTAAATAATCCTGAAGTTACGGAGGAGGTTATTAAGATACTTTCTTCAATATCAAAGGTTGAGGAGACTAAGCCTATACTTGGCGCTGAAGATTTTTCTAGATTTTTGCAGAAAGCTCCAGGTACGTATTTCTTTCTTGGGACTAGAAATGAGGAAAAAGGGTGTGTTTATCCAAATCATAGTTCTAGATTTTGTGTTGATGAGAGTGTTCTTAAGTTAGGAGCGTTAGCGCATGCTGCTATAGCTATAGAATTTTCTAATAAATAA
- a CDS encoding ankyrin repeat domain-containing protein produces the protein MLIDAVRKGDLKEVEKLLNSEDLNVRDKNGYTPLHYASRFGYYEIVNLLLEHGANPNVQEKHGSTPLHIAVYDGRIEIVNTLLYHGADPNIKNRDGWTPLHIASSKGYSEIVKILLEHGADPNIQEKHGSTPLHVAVYDRKAEIVKILLDHGADPNIRNNKGETAVQLANWRSPEIAEIITRKTQTNHSFDNLKLKSENIKNESLGKYFLVEKIGEGGFATVYKGKDKNGKEVAVKLYKSTSKDFVKEVAVWLNLNHPNIVKLLDYDITPTPYVVMELMKGGTLEGKKFDKITATRIILDTLQGLKYAHSKGIVHRDVKPSNILLDENGRAKISDWGIAKLTERTTSTELSMTLQYASPEELSGLQVDEKSDIYQVCEVFYEILTGKPAFSGDLITITSKKTSENFVLPSVFDSSLAEFDPLFKKCFSPRKEDRYSDDELIKILSNNLINTANVTVSKTNSSYAYVELAYAYARLGDYERALFWLKELNKRVDCKDVIQVLELKVKSNYGTQEEVLKSIELLRSRIGLHN, from the coding sequence ATGTTAATTGATGCAGTACGTAAAGGAGATTTAAAAGAAGTTGAGAAGCTCCTAAATAGTGAAGATTTGAACGTTAGGGATAAGAATGGATACACTCCTTTGCATTACGCTTCGAGATTTGGATATTATGAAATAGTAAACCTTCTTTTAGAACATGGTGCTAACCCAAACGTTCAAGAAAAACATGGATCAACCCCATTACACATAGCTGTTTATGATGGAAGGATCGAAATAGTTAATACTCTCCTTTATCATGGTGCTGACCCTAATATAAAGAATAGAGATGGATGGACTCCTTTGCATATTGCTTCTAGCAAAGGCTATTCTGAAATAGTTAAGATTTTACTAGAGCACGGAGCTGACCCGAACATTCAAGAAAAACATGGATCTACCCCATTGCACGTGGCCGTTTACGATAGAAAAGCTGAAATCGTTAAAATTTTACTAGACCACGGAGCAGATCCCAATATAAGGAATAACAAAGGAGAAACTGCAGTTCAGTTAGCTAATTGGAGAAGTCCTGAAATTGCAGAAATTATAACCAGGAAGACTCAGACTAATCATTCTTTTGATAACTTAAAATTGAAATCGGAAAATATAAAAAATGAATCTTTAGGCAAATACTTTCTAGTTGAAAAGATAGGGGAGGGAGGCTTTGCTACAGTTTACAAAGGTAAAGATAAGAATGGAAAAGAAGTTGCAGTAAAATTGTATAAGAGTACGTCAAAGGATTTCGTAAAAGAAGTAGCAGTATGGTTAAACTTAAACCATCCTAACATAGTAAAATTGCTTGACTACGACATAACTCCAACGCCTTACGTAGTCATGGAACTGATGAAGGGAGGAACATTAGAAGGAAAGAAGTTTGATAAAATTACTGCAACCAGAATTATTCTAGACACTCTTCAAGGTTTAAAGTACGCTCATTCTAAGGGGATAGTACACAGAGATGTTAAACCTTCAAACATTCTGTTAGATGAAAATGGAAGAGCAAAAATCTCTGACTGGGGCATTGCTAAGCTTACAGAAAGAACCACTTCTACAGAGTTGTCCATGACTCTTCAGTACGCTTCTCCAGAAGAATTAAGCGGTTTGCAAGTGGACGAGAAGAGTGACATTTATCAAGTTTGTGAAGTATTTTACGAGATATTAACTGGTAAACCAGCATTTTCCGGCGATTTAATCACTATTACAAGTAAGAAGACTTCTGAGAATTTTGTTCTACCTTCAGTCTTTGATTCTTCTCTAGCTGAGTTCGACCCTCTCTTTAAGAAGTGTTTTTCTCCTAGGAAGGAGGATAGATACTCTGACGACGAGTTAATCAAGATTTTGTCTAATAATTTAATAAATACTGCAAATGTTACTGTTTCAAAGACTAATTCTTCTTATGCTTATGTTGAATTGGCTTACGCTTACGCTAGGCTGGGAGATTATGAGAGGGCTTTGTTCTGGTTGAAGGAGTTAAATAAGAGAGTGGACTGTAAAGATGTTATTCAAGTTTTAGAATTGAAAGTTAAGAGTAATTATGGTACGCAGGAGGAAGTGTTGAAGAGTATTGAGTTATTGAGAAGTAGAATTGGTTTACACAATTAA
- a CDS encoding ATP-dependent nuclease: protein MEIGVYCSSTYSLINICDKVNFKLNSSNISSWLKEREKDKYLIFGVDVIPDVIFKTENVPLTSNLIFQFMQKGGKVIWIGDTPFQYIEKEGRRMEANAQPLPITLVNSVRTDNSLLGKLLDYKQGESLRPIAKNSQFLPITMAYGEKGDVVGYSSWIYKYGKGLFIRLYDSKVVDVNYLLSFPERFEKINNGIRIKNFRKFDDFFLKIPPFKIMLISGDNNSGKTTILESIALSNDEEKQKVMKYRRTKELLKENSIIEFLINKKYSVLDSSDKIGDTISSYLIYCNLIDDEIERIKGRVDEILSSGELGRISEEVSSQIDDVFYVYFDPNKELRIIFKDRRDVRISDLGQGYKSFIIFLMTYLINKPELLLIDGIEGFMIQPNLLKNFIKYLLEHEVRTIITTQSSEVIQYFSNISKELGKSGDIIYLHNLEVKNGVQ from the coding sequence ATGGAAATTGGTGTTTATTGTAGTTCTACTTATAGCTTAATTAATATTTGTGATAAGGTTAATTTTAAGCTGAATTCATCTAATATTTCCTCATGGTTAAAGGAAAGAGAGAAGGATAAGTATTTGATTTTTGGAGTTGATGTTATTCCAGATGTAATTTTTAAAACTGAAAATGTCCCTTTGACTTCTAATCTAATTTTTCAATTTATGCAAAAAGGTGGAAAGGTAATCTGGATTGGAGATACGCCTTTCCAGTATATAGAAAAAGAAGGAAGAAGGATGGAGGCTAATGCTCAGCCTTTACCTATTACCTTGGTAAATTCTGTTAGGACTGATAATTCTTTATTAGGAAAGCTTTTGGATTATAAACAGGGAGAGTCTTTGAGGCCTATAGCGAAGAATTCTCAGTTTCTCCCTATTACTATGGCGTATGGAGAGAAAGGAGATGTGGTAGGTTATTCTTCGTGGATATATAAATATGGGAAGGGATTGTTTATTCGTCTTTATGATTCTAAAGTTGTTGATGTTAATTATCTTCTTTCTTTTCCTGAAAGGTTTGAAAAGATAAATAATGGAATTAGAATAAAGAATTTTAGGAAATTTGATGACTTTTTTCTGAAAATTCCGCCTTTTAAGATTATGCTAATTTCTGGAGATAATAATTCTGGCAAAACTACTATTTTGGAATCTATTGCATTGTCTAATGATGAGGAAAAACAGAAAGTTATGAAATATAGGAGGACTAAAGAATTGCTTAAGGAGAATTCTATAATTGAATTTTTAATAAATAAGAAATATTCTGTATTGGATAGTTCTGATAAGATTGGGGATACTATTTCATCTTATCTGATTTATTGTAATTTAATTGACGATGAAATTGAAAGAATAAAAGGAAGGGTGGATGAGATTTTATCTAGTGGAGAATTAGGAAGGATAAGTGAGGAAGTGTCTTCGCAAATTGATGATGTGTTTTATGTGTACTTCGATCCTAATAAAGAATTGAGGATAATATTTAAGGATAGAAGGGATGTGAGAATTTCAGATTTAGGACAAGGATACAAGAGTTTTATAATATTTCTAATGACTTATCTTATCAATAAACCTGAGTTGTTGTTAATTGATGGGATTGAAGGATTTATGATTCAGCCTAATTTATTGAAAAACTTCATAAAGTATCTTTTAGAACATGAAGTAAGAACTATAATAACAACTCAAAGTTCAGAAGTTATCCAATATTTTAGTAATATATCTAAAGAATTAGGAAAATCAGGAGATATTATATATTTACATAATCTGGAAGTAAAAAATGGTGTTCAATAA
- a CDS encoding ArsR/SmtB family transcription factor: MDIFEAISNETRRRVLQSLQTPKTFSELSEELKIDSPALSFHIKKLDGLITKDEEGKYSLTELGKTALEIINQVNSGETSFKLNPPNLPLILEYINYVKIDNNLLIKLKEEDRKLIIKNVETVEFDEVNSSLLNEILEKIENIRNIIASENILLIINNKSVNVENIIEKENKEDNKEEEPSIPSSSKSFFSFLKHPKFYQNKIVYNNKIEFKDKMKIELNGGVIKIKKGNPYLIAKCRDYSDLDIYPDKIEGNGCELLITYPDVNSLDIELDGGKISINGIKINNLNLDIDGGLAEFEIINQNSNITVNGGKIDGKITYMSDKNTLNLNLDGGMANLGIFTPKDMSIISSSSSSVGIVNLPPSRPGNKSLLQISAKADGGIIKIKQSDIS, from the coding sequence ATGGACATATTTGAAGCAATATCAAATGAAACGCGAAGAAGAGTATTGCAATCTCTACAAACTCCAAAAACTTTTTCAGAACTATCAGAAGAACTAAAAATCGATTCTCCAGCATTATCATTTCATATCAAAAAATTAGACGGACTCATAACAAAAGATGAAGAAGGAAAATATAGTCTAACAGAACTAGGAAAAACCGCTTTAGAAATAATCAATCAAGTAAATTCTGGGGAAACAAGCTTTAAACTAAATCCGCCTAATTTACCTCTAATCTTAGAATATATAAATTATGTAAAAATTGATAATAATCTATTAATCAAACTAAAAGAAGAAGATAGAAAATTGATAATAAAAAATGTAGAAACTGTAGAATTTGACGAAGTAAATTCTTCTTTACTTAATGAAATCCTAGAAAAAATTGAGAATATAAGAAATATAATCGCATCAGAAAATATTCTGTTAATAATAAATAATAAATCAGTAAATGTAGAAAATATAATAGAAAAGGAAAACAAAGAAGATAATAAAGAAGAGGAACCTTCAATACCGTCTTCGTCTAAATCGTTCTTCTCTTTTTTAAAGCATCCAAAATTTTATCAAAATAAAATTGTATATAATAATAAAATCGAGTTTAAAGATAAAATGAAAATAGAACTAAACGGAGGAGTAATAAAGATAAAAAAAGGTAATCCTTATTTGATAGCTAAATGTAGAGATTATTCAGACTTAGACATTTATCCAGATAAAATAGAAGGTAATGGATGTGAATTGCTTATAACATATCCAGACGTTAATTCTCTAGATATAGAATTAGATGGAGGAAAAATAAGCATAAACGGAATAAAAATAAATAATTTAAATTTAGACATCGATGGAGGATTAGCTGAATTTGAAATCATTAATCAAAACTCAAATATTACTGTTAATGGAGGAAAAATTGATGGAAAAATAACTTATATGTCAGACAAAAATACACTGAACTTAAATTTAGATGGAGGAATGGCCAACTTAGGAATATTTACACCTAAAGATATGTCAATAATATCTTCGTCTTCATCGTCAGTTGGAATAGTTAACTTACCCCCATCTAGGCCTGGAAATAAAAGTCTCCTCCAAATTTCAGCCAAAGCAGATGGCGGAATAATAAAAATTAAACAAAGTGATATATCATGA
- a CDS encoding ABC transporter permease, with the protein MKFLVLVELYIRQTRYFLATSIFFLIFFPIAFILNFPSYDTLVGTITLFISLDIFTSISQQISSMKTVGHLTILYTFGSPKWLTGLSVSFTNMIIAIPLIVVLIFIAKEFISINVNWIGLFISVILSMIASAIIGLDLGLAFKQRQVNELSQVLGIGLSFFAPTFISYYALPLYFRIPSLLEPTTYIAQALRYDLNGSFSITWNLGIIALIAIFGALYLRLNGRSS; encoded by the coding sequence ATGAAATTCCTAGTTCTTGTTGAATTATATATTAGGCAAACCAGATACTTCCTAGCAACTAGCATTTTCTTCCTAATATTCTTCCCAATAGCTTTCATCCTTAATTTTCCTTCTTATGACACTTTAGTAGGAACAATAACTCTATTTATTTCACTAGATATTTTTACTTCCATCTCTCAACAAATTTCATCCATGAAAACAGTAGGACATTTAACAATACTTTATACATTTGGATCTCCAAAGTGGTTAACAGGACTTTCAGTATCCTTTACAAATATGATCATTGCAATACCATTAATAGTAGTATTAATATTTATAGCAAAGGAATTTATCTCAATAAATGTTAACTGGATAGGACTATTCATAAGCGTAATCTTATCAATGATCGCTTCAGCAATAATTGGATTAGACTTAGGATTAGCTTTCAAACAAAGGCAAGTAAATGAACTATCCCAGGTCTTAGGTATAGGATTATCTTTCTTTGCACCAACTTTCATCTCATATTATGCTCTACCTTTATACTTCAGAATTCCCTCACTACTAGAACCTACAACTTATATTGCTCAAGCATTAAGATATGACTTGAATGGTTCATTCTCGATAACGTGGAATCTAGGAATAATAGCCTTAATAGCAATTTTTGGCGCACTATATTTAAGATTAAACGGAAGATCATCATGA